In uncultured Cohaesibacter sp., a genomic segment contains:
- a CDS encoding D-amino-acid transaminase — protein sequence MSRTVYVNGEFLPEEDAKISIFDRGFLFADGVYEVSTILDGKLVDNASHLARLQRSLGELTIPLPCSMQELEAIQHELIKRNNIDAGSVYIQVTRGAEDRNFLWSEGLKPSLILFTQSRGAKMDDVAEVGLNVVSQPDIRWQRRDIKTVALLPASLAKKKAIAAGANDAWLVEDGFITEGTSNNAHIITRDGKLITRALSNKILHGITRKAVLALADEAGLTVEERSFTPDEVKAAAEAFVTSATMFVAPVVSFDGTAIGDGKPGPFTRRLRELYLDFAKKSLS from the coding sequence ATGTCGCGCACTGTCTATGTCAACGGAGAATTCCTGCCCGAGGAAGATGCCAAGATCTCTATTTTTGATCGTGGCTTCCTGTTTGCCGACGGGGTTTATGAGGTCTCCACCATCCTTGATGGCAAGCTGGTGGACAACGCTTCTCATCTGGCGCGCCTGCAGCGCTCGCTTGGTGAACTGACCATTCCTCTTCCCTGCAGCATGCAGGAGCTGGAAGCCATCCAGCACGAGCTGATCAAACGTAACAATATTGACGCTGGCAGCGTCTACATTCAGGTGACGCGCGGCGCGGAAGATCGCAACTTCCTTTGGTCGGAGGGATTGAAACCCTCACTCATCCTGTTCACCCAGTCCCGCGGCGCCAAGATGGACGATGTTGCCGAGGTTGGCCTCAATGTGGTCTCTCAGCCGGATATCCGCTGGCAACGTCGTGACATCAAGACTGTTGCCCTGTTGCCAGCCTCCCTGGCCAAGAAAAAGGCCATTGCGGCCGGTGCCAATGACGCATGGCTGGTCGAGGACGGCTTCATCACCGAGGGCACGTCCAACAATGCCCACATCATCACCAGGGATGGCAAGCTGATCACCCGTGCCCTGTCCAACAAGATCCTGCATGGCATCACCCGCAAGGCCGTTCTGGCGCTCGCCGACGAGGCCGGGCTGACAGTCGAGGAACGCAGCTTCACGCCTGACGAGGTCAAGGCGGCGGCGGAAGCCTTTGTCACTTCGGCGACCATGTTTGTGGCCCCGGTGGTATCGTTCGATGGCACTGCCATTGGGGATGGCAAACCGGGCCCGTTCACCAGACGCCTGCGTGAGCTTTACCTAGACTTTGCCAAAAAGAGCCTTAGCTGA
- a CDS encoding cation diffusion facilitator family transporter — protein MTDKATAMQKKSLLSAQQLAVGSVLIAVVVLALKYAAYAMTNSVGLYSDALETLINLAAAFAVLVALRLGEKPADHNHQFGHHKAEYLSAVAEGVLVVLAAITIFMEAVDVFRAPRDLSVPIIGLVLNGLAGVINAVWAYALVHIGRQLRSPALVADGRHLFTDVITSIGVLAGVGLAKLTGLNWLDPLLAMFVGVSILWTGWQLIRGSLSGLMDEAIDQEELQQLRQTIMDNADGAIEAHDIRTRHAGRVIFVEFHLVVPSKMTVYAAHAICDRIENALKKEMPHAVVTIHVEPEYMANESVFDDILPI, from the coding sequence ATGACAGACAAGGCCACCGCAATGCAAAAGAAGAGTCTTTTGTCAGCCCAACAGCTTGCAGTCGGCTCAGTGCTCATCGCTGTCGTCGTGCTGGCACTGAAATATGCCGCCTATGCGATGACCAACTCCGTCGGCCTCTATTCGGACGCACTGGAAACCCTGATCAATCTGGCAGCAGCCTTCGCAGTGCTTGTGGCGTTGCGGCTGGGCGAAAAGCCGGCAGACCATAACCACCAGTTCGGGCATCACAAGGCGGAATATCTTTCTGCCGTTGCCGAGGGTGTTCTGGTCGTGCTGGCGGCGATCACCATTTTCATGGAGGCGGTTGATGTATTCCGAGCGCCCCGCGATCTGTCCGTGCCGATTATCGGTCTGGTGCTCAACGGCCTTGCCGGGGTGATCAACGCGGTGTGGGCCTATGCGCTGGTGCACATCGGACGCCAGTTGCGGTCCCCTGCCCTTGTGGCAGACGGGCGCCATCTGTTTACCGATGTCATCACCTCGATCGGCGTTCTGGCAGGCGTTGGTCTGGCCAAGCTCACCGGGCTCAACTGGCTTGACCCGCTGTTGGCAATGTTCGTGGGGGTATCGATCCTGTGGACGGGCTGGCAGCTTATCCGCGGATCCCTCAGCGGCCTGATGGACGAAGCCATCGATCAGGAGGAGTTGCAGCAGCTGCGTCAGACGATCATGGACAATGCCGATGGAGCCATCGAGGCGCATGACATCAGGACACGCCATGCCGGACGGGTGATTTTCGTCGAGTTCCATCTGGTGGTGCCGAGCAAGATGACGGTCTATGCGGCCCACGCCATCTGTGACCGGATCGAAAATGCCCTCAAGAAGGAAATGCCGCACGCTGTCGTCACGATCCATGTCGAGCCCGAATATATGGCCAATGAATCCGTTTTCGACGACATCCTGCCGATCTGA
- the hypE gene encoding hydrogenase expression/formation protein HypE, with protein MNALNKLLEGRISLAHGGGGKAMHDLIDQVFAARFKPDSREDQARLSHPALAEPGAQLAFTTDSFVVSPLEFPGGDIGRIAVCGTVNDLAVGGARPLWLSAGFILEEGFEVATLVRIVDSMVRTAEEAGVRIVTGDTKVVDKGKGDGVFINTAGVGVIPPGRSLLASSVRAGDVAIVNHRLGDHGAAILAARGDLALSASIESDCQPLNGLMETVLAAAPGVRAARDATRGGLASCLNEIAQEAGVGIEIEEQLLPIHPEVRGVSEILGLDPLYLANEGTLVLFVPQAEADAALAAMKATPAGQGAAIIGRAVSEHPKRVVMQTLFGGGRIVDMLVGEQLPRIC; from the coding sequence ATGAATGCTCTGAACAAGCTTCTTGAGGGACGGATCTCGCTCGCCCATGGCGGCGGCGGCAAGGCCATGCACGATCTGATCGACCAGGTTTTCGCCGCCCGCTTCAAACCGGACAGCCGGGAAGATCAGGCCCGACTGTCCCATCCGGCTCTGGCCGAGCCGGGCGCGCAACTCGCCTTCACCACCGACAGTTTCGTCGTCTCGCCGCTCGAATTCCCCGGCGGTGACATTGGCAGGATCGCAGTCTGCGGTACGGTCAATGATCTGGCGGTTGGCGGCGCCAGACCGCTCTGGCTGTCGGCCGGCTTCATCCTTGAAGAAGGCTTTGAAGTGGCCACCCTCGTGCGCATTGTCGACAGCATGGTCCGCACAGCAGAGGAAGCCGGAGTGAGGATCGTGACTGGCGACACCAAGGTGGTGGACAAGGGCAAGGGAGATGGCGTGTTCATCAACACCGCCGGGGTCGGGGTCATCCCGCCGGGCCGTAGCCTGCTGGCCTCCTCGGTCAGGGCGGGAGATGTGGCGATTGTCAATCACCGCCTCGGCGACCACGGGGCGGCCATTCTGGCGGCGCGGGGCGATCTGGCCTTGTCAGCCTCCATTGAAAGCGACTGCCAGCCGCTCAACGGCCTGATGGAAACCGTGCTTGCGGCCGCGCCCGGCGTGCGGGCGGCACGGGACGCAACAAGGGGCGGGCTGGCATCATGTCTCAATGAAATCGCGCAGGAAGCGGGCGTCGGGATAGAGATCGAGGAACAGTTGCTGCCCATCCACCCCGAGGTGCGTGGCGTCTCCGAGATCCTGGGCCTTGATCCGCTTTATCTGGCCAACGAGGGCACTCTGGTGCTGTTTGTGCCTCAAGCGGAAGCGGACGCGGCGCTTGCTGCCATGAAAGCCACGCCTGCCGGGCAGGGTGCGGCGATCATAGGACGCGCCGTCAGCGAACACCCGAAACGGGTGGTCATGCAGACGCTGTTTGGCGGCGGAAGGATTGTCGATATGCTGGTCGGGGAGCAATTGCCCCGCATTTGCTGA
- the hypD gene encoding hydrogenase formation protein HypD has product MKYVTEFRDPAAARQLLAAISQTVDQIGATKDNPVRLMEICGGHTHAIFRYGLDRLTPQGLEFIHGPGCPVCVLPMRRVDECVEIAMRPEVIFTTFGDAMRVPGRRKSLLDAKSEGADVRMVYSPLDALELARRNPDREVVFFGLGFETTTPSTALTILQAASEGIGNFSLFCNHITVTPPLRLLLEDPEMKLDGFIGPGHVSMVIGTRPYEFIAREFGKPLVVAGFEPLDLLQSVLMLLRQLAEGRAEIENQYARIVPEEGNPASLAAIEQVYEPRPTFEWRGLGEIDKSGLRIREAYAAYDAERKFDIGYGSSRPHVPDTESFACGAVMTGRMKPFVCPEFGKGCTPEHPLGALMVSSEGACAAYYQYADVRPEVAE; this is encoded by the coding sequence ATGAAATACGTGACGGAATTCCGCGACCCGGCAGCAGCCAGACAGCTGCTTGCCGCCATCAGCCAGACCGTAGACCAGATCGGCGCAACGAAAGACAACCCGGTTCGCCTGATGGAAATCTGCGGTGGCCACACCCACGCGATCTTCCGTTACGGACTGGATCGCCTCACCCCGCAGGGCTTGGAATTTATTCACGGGCCGGGCTGTCCGGTCTGCGTTCTGCCCATGAGGCGGGTCGATGAATGCGTCGAGATCGCCATGCGGCCTGAGGTGATCTTCACCACATTTGGCGATGCCATGCGGGTTCCCGGGCGCAGGAAATCGCTACTCGACGCCAAGTCTGAAGGGGCCGATGTGCGTATGGTCTATTCGCCCCTTGATGCGCTTGAACTGGCGCGCCGCAATCCCGACCGTGAAGTCGTCTTCTTCGGTCTCGGCTTCGAGACGACGACACCGTCCACGGCGCTGACAATCCTGCAGGCTGCCTCAGAGGGCATCGGCAATTTCTCGCTCTTCTGCAATCACATCACGGTGACGCCGCCGTTAAGGCTGTTGCTCGAAGATCCCGAAATGAAGCTCGACGGCTTTATCGGGCCGGGTCATGTTTCCATGGTCATCGGCACGCGCCCCTATGAGTTCATCGCCCGGGAATTTGGCAAGCCGCTGGTGGTGGCGGGGTTCGAGCCGCTCGACCTGTTGCAGTCGGTGCTCATGCTGCTCAGGCAACTGGCTGAAGGGCGCGCGGAAATCGAGAACCAGTATGCCCGCATCGTGCCCGAGGAGGGCAACCCGGCATCCCTTGCAGCCATTGAACAGGTCTATGAACCACGCCCGACCTTTGAGTGGCGTGGCCTCGGTGAGATCGACAAGTCTGGCCTGCGCATCCGCGAGGCCTATGCCGCCTATGACGCGGAGCGCAAGTTCGACATCGGCTACGGATCATCAAGGCCACATGTTCCGGACACCGAGAGCTTTGCCTGTGGTGCGGTAATGACCGGGCGGATGAAACCCTTTGTCTGCCCGGAATTCGGCAAGGGCTGCACGCCGGAGCATCCGCTTGGGGCGTTGATGGTGTCATCAGAAGGGGCCTGCGCGGCCTATTATCAATATGCCGATGTGCGGCCGGAGGTGGCGGAATGA
- the hypC gene encoding HypC/HybG/HupF family hydrogenase formation chaperone, with protein MCLGIPGQIVEITDSERKLATVDISGVRRVVNVACVTTSRPLDDLIGRWALIHVGFAMSLIDEAEAALTLRALHELDEVSGELDTITRTEVMMRTGAKTGQGPVQ; from the coding sequence ATGTGCTTGGGTATTCCTGGACAGATCGTTGAAATCACAGACTCTGAACGCAAATTGGCAACGGTTGATATTTCCGGGGTCCGGCGCGTGGTCAATGTCGCCTGTGTCACGACCAGCCGACCACTTGATGATCTGATTGGCCGATGGGCGCTCATCCATGTGGGCTTCGCCATGAGCCTGATTGACGAGGCCGAGGCCGCCCTGACCCTCAGGGCCCTGCATGAACTTGACGAGGTCTCTGGCGAGCTAGACACCATCACCAGAACCGAGGTCATGATGCGCACCGGGGCAAAAACCGGACAAGGGCCCGTGCAATGA
- the hypF gene encoding carbamoyltransferase HypF — protein sequence MSAISLIIRGQVQGVGFRPTVWRLARECGLTGDVKNTGEGVEIRLWGEMAERFEAILRDNLPGLARIDSVVRTTLSGAAPRTFEIVTSKAGGLAQLAVTPDVATCPDCLREIRDPADRRYRYPFNNCTNCGPRFTIVKSGPYDRARTTMAPFVLCDDCAEEFANPADRRFHAQPVACPDCGPRVWLEDLQSGACLESADCPQTLAELILDGHIVAIRGLGGVHLACDATNAQTVATLRARKRRKAKAFAMMARDLDVIRRYASLSTAEEALLTSPAAPIVLLYGAGEKLPDAVAPGLSRLGFMLPHTPLHHLMFEHLDCPLIMTSGNLSGQPQCTTNEEIRDRLSVIADFALMHDRDIANRIDDSVAAVELGQTRLLRRARGYAPQAIALPDDFPQAPAMLAMGSELKNTFCLTRNGQAILSQHMGDLEDAATNEEQQHNLTLFQSLFNHRAERIVVDAHPDYLSTRFGYEIAEGRPVEEVQHHHAHIAACMAENGAKLSDGPVLGIALDGLGLGDDGTIWGGEFLLADYLGYHRLACLKPVPLPGGAAAVREPWRNAYAQIVAAMGWPQFRARHASPDLVARFEAQPLATLDAMMRSGMNAPLSSSCGRLFDAAAALCGFAWERQSYEGEAAMRFEAAIERGTLCDEESAAYPFVIRAGNPLQLDPAPALEAMLADRLNGAAPGVLSARFHLGLVDALEKLTLILAHRQAINTVALSGGCFQNATLFTLLHQRLEAAGLVVLSHSKVPCNDGGLSLGQAAIAMARSQQRANG from the coding sequence ATGTCGGCAATTTCGCTCATTATTCGCGGTCAGGTACAGGGCGTGGGGTTTCGCCCCACCGTCTGGCGGCTTGCGCGTGAGTGCGGCTTGACGGGGGATGTGAAGAACACCGGCGAGGGGGTCGAGATCCGGCTCTGGGGGGAAATGGCAGAACGCTTTGAAGCCATCCTCCGAGACAATCTGCCCGGACTGGCAAGGATCGACAGCGTCGTGCGGACCACTCTTTCGGGCGCAGCGCCCCGGACGTTCGAAATCGTGACCAGCAAGGCGGGAGGCCTTGCCCAACTTGCCGTCACGCCGGATGTGGCGACCTGTCCCGATTGCCTCCGCGAAATCAGGGATCCGGCGGATCGCCGCTATCGCTACCCTTTCAACAATTGCACCAATTGCGGACCGCGCTTTACCATCGTGAAGTCCGGTCCCTACGACCGGGCCAGAACCACCATGGCACCCTTTGTCCTGTGTGATGACTGCGCCGAAGAATTTGCCAATCCCGCCGACCGCCGATTTCACGCGCAGCCCGTTGCCTGCCCGGATTGTGGCCCGCGGGTCTGGCTTGAAGACCTGCAAAGCGGTGCTTGTCTGGAAAGCGCGGATTGCCCGCAAACACTGGCCGAGCTGATCCTTGACGGCCACATTGTCGCCATCCGGGGGCTTGGTGGCGTCCATCTGGCCTGTGATGCGACCAACGCGCAAACGGTGGCCACATTGCGCGCCCGCAAGCGGCGCAAGGCCAAGGCTTTTGCCATGATGGCACGGGATCTGGATGTCATCCGGCGCTATGCATCCCTCTCCACTGCTGAAGAGGCACTGCTGACCAGTCCGGCAGCTCCCATCGTGCTGCTCTATGGGGCGGGAGAGAAACTGCCGGATGCCGTGGCCCCCGGTCTCTCGCGTCTGGGCTTCATGCTGCCCCATACGCCGTTGCATCACCTGATGTTCGAGCATCTGGACTGCCCGCTCATCATGACTTCGGGCAATCTTTCCGGCCAGCCCCAATGCACGACCAACGAGGAAATCCGCGACAGGCTTTCCGTGATTGCCGATTTTGCCCTGATGCACGACCGGGATATCGCCAACCGCATCGATGACAGCGTTGCTGCGGTGGAACTGGGCCAGACGCGGCTGCTGCGCAGGGCGCGGGGCTATGCGCCACAGGCGATTGCCTTGCCGGATGACTTCCCTCAGGCGCCGGCCATGCTGGCCATGGGCTCGGAACTCAAGAACACCTTCTGCCTCACCCGCAACGGACAGGCAATCCTCAGCCAGCATATGGGCGATCTGGAAGACGCTGCCACCAATGAAGAGCAGCAGCACAATCTGACCCTGTTCCAATCGCTCTTCAACCATCGGGCCGAACGGATCGTTGTCGATGCCCATCCCGACTATCTTTCCACCCGGTTCGGCTATGAAATCGCTGAAGGACGCCCGGTGGAAGAGGTGCAGCATCATCATGCCCATATCGCCGCCTGCATGGCCGAGAATGGGGCCAAACTGTCAGATGGCCCTGTCTTGGGCATTGCCCTCGATGGGCTGGGGCTGGGCGATGACGGCACCATCTGGGGCGGCGAGTTTCTGCTGGCCGACTACTTGGGATATCACCGTCTGGCCTGCCTGAAGCCGGTGCCCTTGCCCGGCGGAGCGGCTGCCGTGCGCGAGCCATGGCGCAATGCCTATGCGCAAATTGTTGCCGCGATGGGGTGGCCGCAATTCCGTGCCCGCCATGCTTCGCCCGATCTGGTGGCGCGTTTCGAGGCCCAGCCGCTGGCAACGCTGGACGCAATGATGCGCAGTGGCATGAATGCGCCGTTGAGCTCGTCTTGTGGTCGCCTGTTTGATGCGGCGGCAGCTCTATGCGGTTTCGCATGGGAGCGTCAGAGTTATGAAGGCGAGGCGGCTATGCGGTTTGAGGCGGCGATCGAACGCGGAACACTCTGCGACGAGGAGAGCGCAGCCTATCCGTTTGTCATCCGCGCCGGAAACCCACTGCAGCTCGACCCCGCACCGGCATTGGAGGCCATGCTTGCGGATCGGCTGAACGGAGCAGCTCCTGGGGTGCTGTCGGCGCGGTTCCATCTCGGGCTTGTCGATGCGCTCGAAAAGCTGACGCTGATACTGGCGCATCGGCAGGCGATCAACACCGTTGCCCTGTCCGGTGGCTGTTTTCAGAATGCGACCCTGTTCACCCTGTTGCACCAGCGGTTGGAGGCGGCCGGGCTGGTTGTTCTCAGTCACTCAAAAGTGCCCTGCAACGACGGGGGGCTGTCGCTGGGGCAGGCAGCCATCGCCATGGCGCGCAGTCAGCAGCGGGCAAACGGATGA
- the hypB gene encoding hydrogenase nickel incorporation protein HypB, which translates to MCGTCGCSDPDTAVSMIDPATGETSLLRAGHDHHHHHQGHDHPHHDHSDHTHDHDHSHDDHHHEHSHHDHDHDHDHDHGHDHGGRIISVEQAVLAENDRLAQRNRGWFEGRGVLALNLVSSPGAGKTTLLEKTIEALSPSVELTVIEGDQMTTNDADRIRAAGANALQINTGAGCHLEADMIAAATRKLNPAPGSIVMIENVGNLVCPAMFDLGERMKIAIVSTTEGDDKPLKYPYMFRASEVVIVNKVDLAPYVDFDPDRMTANILKVNPHALIFMLSARTGEGMAEWLDYLATLKRELAAA; encoded by the coding sequence ATGTGCGGCACCTGTGGCTGTTCCGATCCCGACACCGCTGTTTCAATGATCGATCCGGCAACCGGGGAGACTTCGTTGCTCCGAGCGGGCCATGATCATCACCATCATCATCAGGGTCATGACCATCCTCACCATGATCACTCCGATCATACGCATGACCATGACCACAGCCACGACGACCATCATCACGAACACTCCCATCACGATCACGATCACGATCACGATCACGATCATGGGCATGACCATGGCGGCCGGATCATTTCCGTCGAGCAGGCCGTTCTGGCAGAAAACGATCGTCTGGCGCAGCGCAATCGCGGCTGGTTCGAGGGGCGTGGCGTGCTTGCGCTCAATCTGGTGAGCTCTCCGGGGGCGGGCAAGACAACCCTGTTGGAAAAAACCATCGAGGCCCTGTCGCCCTCCGTGGAGCTGACGGTGATCGAAGGCGACCAGATGACCACCAATGATGCAGACCGGATCCGTGCTGCCGGTGCCAATGCGTTACAGATCAACACCGGTGCGGGCTGCCATCTGGAAGCCGACATGATCGCTGCGGCAACCAGAAAGCTGAACCCTGCGCCCGGGTCCATCGTGATGATCGAGAATGTCGGCAATCTGGTTTGCCCGGCCATGTTCGATCTGGGCGAGCGCATGAAAATCGCAATCGTCTCGACCACCGAAGGTGACGACAAGCCGCTGAAATATCCCTACATGTTCCGCGCTTCCGAGGTGGTGATCGTCAACAAGGTTGATCTGGCCCCTTATGTTGATTTCGATCCGGACCGGATGACCGCCAACATCCTGAAGGTCAACCCGCACGCCCTTATCTTCATGCTTTCGGCACGCACGGGTGAGGGGATGGCCGAGTGGCTCGACTATCTGGCAACACTGAAACGAGAGCTTGCCGCTGCCTAG
- a CDS encoding GAF domain-containing protein — protein MMTTGNDDSDGDDHRASSSMQKFNLAQMNSIAGSYDVAMARARRFFLDTGNVEGNIPVTILQSWRRSADYGVAMDAPAKVEIPTRAELSALIERNESLVQASWGEVEALRRDIGQSEGVVILTDPEGQILMRVGNDTFMQAANRLALMPGASWNERLMGTNAIGTAIQESSPLSICGTEHFLDPNGVLSCSAIPILNPQGSILGTLDLSTPANIPHDHLLALLGRAVTHIERNIFRNNSDSWERMVIHSNPSLLGSPHEGVLAFDGDRLVGANRIAMTLLGLPWSAIGGLRFNDLFSVQHGSVNRMASSDECIVQTLNGQTFFARMVQAKPERRRQSVSDEPLRQQRKVTDALRQPHEILDDLQKDRIVGPITRRKPMAGAMLAASDERDDSGEAVLIVVKGEVRCFTSFEGKELTLFALGPGDAMILRNHLQMEMRSEGEVYILRHKEFETALGMSTEFALSVIPVVEHLLRKSIELIEDMVFHSVKFRVVRMVVDRAEKSGRPTARGISVQMQSNGEEIAMRLGVTRQTVSTAIAGLIRDGYVERLGSKEFLVRDLGKLKALLDKK, from the coding sequence ATGATGACTACAGGGAATGATGACTCGGACGGTGATGACCATCGTGCGTCCTCGTCCATGCAAAAATTCAACTTGGCTCAGATGAACTCGATTGCGGGATCCTATGATGTCGCGATGGCTCGCGCACGCCGGTTCTTTCTGGATACAGGCAATGTCGAGGGCAACATCCCTGTGACAATTCTCCAATCCTGGCGGCGAAGTGCCGACTATGGCGTGGCCATGGATGCTCCCGCCAAAGTTGAAATACCGACCCGGGCCGAGTTGAGTGCGCTGATCGAGCGTAACGAGTCTCTCGTGCAGGCATCATGGGGGGAAGTGGAGGCCTTGCGGCGCGACATCGGCCAGTCCGAAGGGGTGGTGATCCTGACGGATCCCGAGGGGCAGATTCTGATGCGGGTCGGCAACGATACCTTCATGCAGGCCGCCAACCGTCTGGCGCTGATGCCGGGTGCTTCGTGGAATGAACGTCTGATGGGGACGAATGCCATTGGTACGGCCATTCAGGAAAGCAGCCCGCTGTCCATTTGCGGCACCGAGCATTTCCTCGACCCAAATGGCGTCCTGAGCTGTTCCGCGATTCCCATTCTCAACCCGCAGGGCAGCATTCTGGGAACCCTTGATCTTAGCACACCGGCCAATATCCCGCATGATCATCTGCTGGCGCTGCTCGGGCGCGCCGTTACGCACATTGAACGGAACATCTTCCGGAACAACAGCGATAGCTGGGAGCGGATGGTCATCCATAGCAATCCCAGCCTGCTGGGTAGCCCGCATGAGGGCGTGCTAGCATTCGATGGTGACCGCTTGGTCGGTGCCAACCGGATCGCGATGACCCTGCTCGGCTTGCCATGGAGTGCAATCGGAGGGCTGCGGTTCAATGATCTGTTCTCGGTGCAGCATGGCAGCGTCAACCGGATGGCCTCCTCTGACGAATGCATCGTACAGACCCTCAACGGCCAGACCTTTTTTGCTCGCATGGTACAGGCCAAGCCTGAACGTCGTAGGCAATCAGTCAGTGATGAACCGTTGAGGCAGCAAAGAAAGGTGACGGATGCTCTTCGTCAGCCCCATGAAATCCTGGATGACCTGCAAAAGGACCGGATCGTCGGGCCGATCACCCGGCGCAAACCCATGGCAGGCGCCATGCTGGCAGCCTCGGACGAGCGGGACGACAGCGGCGAAGCTGTCTTGATCGTCGTCAAGGGTGAGGTGCGGTGCTTCACTTCCTTTGAAGGCAAGGAGCTCACCCTGTTTGCCCTCGGGCCGGGCGATGCGATGATCCTGCGCAATCATCTGCAGATGGAAATGCGGTCCGAAGGTGAGGTCTATATCCTGCGCCACAAGGAGTTCGAGACTGCTCTGGGGATGAGCACGGAATTTGCCCTGTCGGTCATCCCCGTTGTTGAGCACCTGCTCAGAAAATCCATCGAGCTGATCGAGGACATGGTCTTTCACAGCGTCAAGTTCCGGGTGGTGCGCATGGTGGTGGATCGCGCCGAGAAATCGGGACGTCCAACGGCACGCGGGATATCTGTCCAGATGCAGTCGAACGGCGAGGAAATCGCGATGCGGCTTGGCGTGACCCGCCAGACGGTCTCGACGGCCATCGCCGGTCTGATCCGCGACGGCTATGTCGAGAGACTGGGCTCCAAGGAGTTTCTGGTGCGCGATCTCGGCAAGCTCAAGGCGCTTCTGGACAAGAAATAG